Proteins from a single region of Camelus ferus isolate YT-003-E chromosome 23, BCGSAC_Cfer_1.0, whole genome shotgun sequence:
- the FMOD gene encoding fibromodulin, translating to MQWASLLLLAGLCSLSWAQYDDDSHWWFQYLRNQQSTYYDPYDPYPYEPYEPYPYGVEEGPAYAYGSPAPPEPRDCPQECDCPPNFPTAMYCDNRNLKYLPFVPSRMKYVYFQNNQISAIQEGVFDNATGLLWIALHGNQITSDKVGKKIFSKLKHLERLYLDHNNLTRVPGPLPRSLRELHLDHNQISRVPNNALEGLENLTALYLQHNEIQEVGSSMKGLRSLILLDLSYNHLRKVPDGLPIALEQLYLEHNNVYSVPDSYFRGSPKLLYVRLSHNSLTNHGLSSNTFNSSSLLELDLSYNQLQKIPPVSTNLENLYLQGNRINEFSISSFCTVVDVMNFSKLQVLRLDGNEIKRSAMPADAPLCLRLASLIEI from the exons ATGCAGTgggcctccctcctgctgctggcagggctctgctccctctcctgggcCCAGTATGATGATGACTCCCACTGGTGGTTCCAGTACCTCCGTAACCAGCAGTCCACCTACTACGATCCCTATGACCCCTACCCTTACGAGCCCTATGAGCCTTACCCTTACGGCGTGGAGGAAGGCCCAGCCTACGCCTAcggctccccagccccacctgagCCCCGCGACTGCCCCCAGGAGTGCGACTGCCCCCCCAACTTCCCCACAGCCATGTACTGTGACAACCGCAACCTCAAGTACCTGCCCTTCGTCCCCTCCCGCATGAAGTACGTCTACTTCCAGAACAACCAGATCTCTGCCATCCAGGAGGGCGTCTTCGACAACGCCACAGGGCTGCTCTGGATTGCTCTCCATGGCAACCAGATCACCAGTGATAAAGTGGGCAAGAAGATCTTCTCCAAGCTGAAGCACCTGGAGAGGCTGTACCTGGACCACAACAACCTGACCCGGGTGCCCGGCCCACTGCCTCGCTCCCTGAGGGAGCTCCATCTTGACCACAACCAGATCTCGAGGGTCCCCAACAATGcgctggaggggctggagaacCTCACGGCCTTGTACCTCCAACACAACGAGATCCAGGAAGTGGGCAGCTCGATGAAAGGCCTCCGGTCACTGATCTTGCTGGACCTGAGCTACAACCACCTTCGGAAGGTGCCTGATGGACTGCCCATAGCCCTTGAACAGCTGTACCTCGAGCACAACAATGTCTACTCGGTCCCCGACAGCTACTTCCGGGGCTCACCCAAGCTCCTGTATGTACGCCTGTCCCACAACAGCCTCACCAACCATGGCCTGTCCTCGAACACCTTCAACTCCAGCAGCCTCCTTGAGCTCGACCTCTCCTACAACCAGCTGCAGAAGATCCCCCCAGTCAGCACCAACCTGGAGAACCTCTACCTCCAAGGGAATAGGATCAATG AGTTCTCCATCAGCAGCTTCTGCACCGTGGTGGATGTCATGAACTTCTCCAAGCTGCAGGTGCTGCGCCTGGACGGGAACGAGATCAAGCGCAGCGCCATGCCGGCCGACGCGCCCCTCTGCCTGCGCCTCGCCAGCCTCATCGAGATCTGA